Part of the Zonotrichia albicollis isolate bZonAlb1 chromosome 26, bZonAlb1.hap1, whole genome shotgun sequence genome, CCCCCTCACCTGCTCAGGTGTGTGGTCACCAGGTCTGCCAGGCTCAGGGCGGGCACAGagagctccagctccctctgcaggctcaggaaGACGCTGGCAAAGAGCTCCTGCTTGGCGTAGAGCAGGGAGCACACGGTGCCCATGGTCAGcggccagcggcgctgccggcacgtcaccagcacacagcacccccccagcagctccttcttctccaggctgaccaGGTGGAAGGCAGGCAGCTCCAGAGCCCTCTGGAAGTAGGACACAGCCGTTTCCTCAAAGGCTGCTGGCAGCTTGAGCACCTTGCAGAGGTCCTGCACCCGCCGGATGCCTGCGGGGGAAGAGGAATTTCAATTTCTGCTCAGAACCGTTTGGAGCAGTGTGAGTTGCTGCTGGCATAGTCCAGGGTAAGGAGgcaaaaaggatttttgcatAATATCTACAGATGTTTTATCTGTGGATATTATGCAAATAATATCCACGGTGTTCAGGTgagatgttcaggtcccagCAACCACACACAGAGAAAGCACAGAGAAAGCAGCAACACATACCGAGAAagcacccacacacacagaggaagcacccacacacacagagaaagcacccacacacacaaaccacagaaaaagcacccccacacacagaaaaagcacctacacacacacacaaaagcatCCACACAGAGGAAGCACCCACACACaaagaaagcacagaaaaagcACCCCCACACAGACAAAGCACCCTGCAGCTTTCTCCccacagggccctggggctgtccctgctctcacAAAGGTGAGGGCTGATCAAGGAATAGGGAAGGAGTGGCTCAGGGACAGAGGAACAGATGTaggaaggagccaatggggtctaacagctttttgagggaagcttctgGTGTCTCTTTAGACTAGGGAATGCCCCCACAGGATCTCCACAATTTCCTGGTTTTTATATTAAAGCTTCTTTTATTATTAAAGCTTTTTTTATACTAAAGCTTTTTTATATATTAAGTTTTTTTATattaaagcttttcttttattattaaaGCTTCTCTGGaggatcaactgaatcaacacaaaatgacaaaaccAGGCAGCActcacccagccctgcacacactAAACCCCTCTCAGTCCCTCAAGGCAGGCAGGCACCAAGGGCCCTCTCCTGGATCAATTCCTGGGGTTTTTGGCACTTTTTCACTGTCAGAATGAGCTGAAACAAACTGGAGGACAGGGAGTTTCTCTTACCTCGCTGCAGGCAGCGGCTCAGCTGCTCCTTCTGCCCGGTGCTCTGGGAATAGGCGACCTCTGGAAAACAGGGAGGGGAAATCTGTCAGTcctgcaggggcacagaggggtctgtcagtcctgcagggacacagacatTCGGTTTTGGGGCCAGCAGGTGCCCACAGAACCGAACTGCAGCAATCTGAGCTGTTTGAGGGCACTGAGAGCAGCTAAAGTGAGATCTTGGATCTCCTCTGAGCTCCAGGGCCAGCAAAagcctcagggctgctctgctgcacttACAGCTTTTCTAAGAGATTCCAGTGAGATTTTAATGATACCTTTCAACAATAAGAGATTAATTCAATTGAAATTCGAGATTTCAATGAGATTTTAAGAATCTCTTTTAACAATAAGAGAttcattaaatttaaattttaaatttaattaaatgtaAAGCTCATCACCGGCTCCAAGCCAAACCTGGCCGGTGGAAAACCCCGCTGGTGTTTGGGGGGATGGAGAGAGGGGTCTGCCCAGTCTGACCCGACAGTGCCCGGTACAGACACAGCTCGAAGCGCTTCGCTGCTCGGGCCGGCTCGGTCCTGCCCCCCCGCCCCGGTTCCGGTAGCGCACCCCGCAGATGCTCCTCGTCGGTGTAGGTGGTGGTGAGGAGCCCCTCGGACAGGACGCAGCCGCAGGCGGCAcacaccagctgctgctgcgCGTAGTGCGCGTCCTCCACCAGCGAGCCCGAGCCGCACTCGGGGCACCGGCCCCGCGCCGCCATCGCTGCCGCCGCGCTGGGGGAGCACCGGGGCGGGTGCACCGCCAACAGCCAATAGCGGCGCGGCCCGCGGTCCGTCCCCATTCCAGCCCGGCCGCACCACCGCCTCTGCGCGCTGCGTTCCGCCCCGCGGTAGTTCCGCCGGGGACGCTCGGGGAGAGTGGGGGAAGCGGGACCGGGAGACAACGCGGCCTCCTCAAAGGGGAACCGGAGCCCTCatggcctcctcctcctcccatcaCCGCTGCCATGACGGCCCAGAGTCCCTCCGCCCTCCATGGTGGTGCTTTACAGGAACCGCCAGGGCTGCCGGTGCGGACGAGCCCGTCCCaaaggtgtccccagtgtgaaagatgcatattttatgatttttttcattttattaaaatttatattatatgtgttgtgttagaaagtgatgctgtgttaaatctcttaagtagtgtgttaaataaaGTTTTAGGTTAatacaaaatgttaaaatagaaacgatgctatgtaggatactttgtttaaagaaaggacttgcagggaaatagcagccacaggacacttgaatctttcagagaaaaagaatttattgctccattatcagaagaaacgaacttcttcccacctggaaggcgctgtcaggattcagaggaagttgatgatgaccagacagaatcctgtgtttgaatggaatttatgcatcatggatgaggtgtgtGAATGAATATGCAACACTTGAGTCTGAACATGAATTACTGTCCCAAGTGCCTTCAACCAGAAAAACCCACAGCTGGAACTGCCACAGAGGATGAGCAGAGAGGCACAAGGAGGGGACAAAGCCCTTCAGAACAAAGACAGGGTGCTCAGAACTCTGGGTTTAAATTGTCTTTATTTTAGTGTTCCATAAAACCAAAAAGTgtttaaaaccaaacaaacagtaCCTGGGCTAAAAGCAGAGAGTACAAACAGGGAACATGCATGAAATCCTTCAATAACAAACAAGAAATTTGATTCTTAAGGCCCTTGAGGATATAAAATGCCAGTCCCCCCACATTAAAGGAAGGATTTAATGAGTGTTGTCAATAAAAATGAGGTGTGAGGGCTGAGGGGGTCCAAGATTGggacccccctgtgcccccaaggacagcagagctgggctgagcttGGGTTTCACCCAACACCCAGGGCTGAACTGGCACAGAAAGGCTGCCCAAGTGTTAAGGCTTCATCTCTGCTAACAGcagaatattatttattttctgcataataatattattttctgaacaataatattattttctgaacaataatattattttctcaataataatattattttctcaaaaataaaattatttattgctTTGGTTCTGTGCAGGTCACTCTTCCCAGCAGAGAAAAAGTCTAAAATACAAATTGATCAGTGAGGTACAGGATCCTGtgtgcagagaggaggaaaCAAATCAATCCTTCATCTTCCTCACTCGAGAAGGcacaggagggagcagcagcagcactcagaaTGAAACCACCACCAAAGCTGCCTCACTCAGAGCAGAGGGGGCAGCAGGAAGGACAGAACACCCTCACTGCTCAAATAACACTAAAATGAGATTAAAGGATCTGAAGTCTTTCCAGACTTTCAGCTCTTAAGGCTTGTTTGAGGTCAGAGCTCAGTAAAGCTCCAGATTTTGGTAACAAgaataaaaatgtcatttagAGCATTGCTTTGATTTTTCTAATAAATGTTTACATCTCTGTGCAAATCTATCAAACTGCTCCTTGCTACAAAATCCAGCATTTGGGATCTCCAGTGGTTTGTGACATTGCAAGCAGTCTGCTCACAGGGTGAGAGCTGCTCCAGTCCCCCAGTAAAGTGCTTTCCTGTAGAAAAATGGAATTAGAAACTCACCCCTGGGCCAGGAGTGACCCCATAACCCAACCATTTCCAAAGGTAGGAGTGTTCATTTCTACAGAATTAAGGCTGGAAAGCTTTAAAGCTTTGGTCCCCATGAAGCTTTGGTCCTTTGCAGGGCTCTGTTGGTTTTCCAGCTTCTCTCTGAGCCTTCCATGGACTCTCCCTACCCTGGTAAACCATCCTTTGGAAGGGCTTCAAGGTGAGCCCCAGCTCCAAACCCCAAAAGATTTCTTTCTCTAAAAGGAAAAGTCACAGAGCTCCCACTGGGCACAagaggcagagccagggcagcttCTGCCTGCTCTGAACAAGCTCCAGAGCAGAAATTTAAAACACTAAAAGAACAATTTCTGGTTTAAAATGTACCTTTGGAAGGGGCTTCAAGGTGAGCCCCAGCTCCAAACCCCAAAGGATTTCTTTCTCAAAAAGGAAAAGTCACAGAGCTCCCACAGGGCACAAGGGGTGAGAGCAGAGCATGGGGcagcctctgcctgctctgAACTCTACTCTCTCAAAGTGTCTTAAATTTAAGCTCCAGAGCAGAAATTTAAGACATGAGAGAATAATTTCTGATTTAAAATGTACCTTTGGAAGGGGCTTTAAGGTGAGCCCCAGCTCCAAACCCCAAAAGATTTCTGTGTCCCTCAGAAGGAAAAAGTCACAGAGCTCCCACTGGGCACAAGGGGCAGAGCatgggcagcctctgcctgctctgAACAAGCTCCAGAGCAGAAATTTAAGGCACCAAGAGAACAATTTCTGGTTTAAAATGTACCTTTGGAAGGGGCTTTAAGGTGAGCCCCAGCTCCAAACCCCAAAGGATTTCCTTCTCAGAAAGGAGAAGGTCACAGAGCTCCCACAGGGCAcaaggggcagagccagggcagcttCTGCCTGCTCTGAATAACCTTCAAAACAGAAATTTAAGACACTAAAAGAACAATTTCTGGTTTAAAATGTACCTTTGGGCTAAATTCACTGATGCCATTCCTATGGTAGAAACGTACCATGAACCTCAACATCTCCTACtccaaaaaacctgaaaacttTCCCTTGAAGGACTCCTGGGAATGTCCACTTGATGAGATGAACTGAGATTTGGTCAGCTTACACTCAACTTTCAGGGCATTGATTCCTTTTAAATTACAGGAATTTAATCCTGAAGCTGGGCCATCTTTGGATTTCTCCAGTGTagttaattattattattattattttaaaaacaatcaaaTCCTCAAGCTCTACTGTCCAAGGATTTATATTGCACTACAACTTCAGATGTGGAAAGAAAAGTAACTGATCTCTAAAAGCTGctacaaaacaaaaccattttttaaaaaaaatcttcctaaaGGATCATCAGTGCCTTGCTGGGAAGCAAAACACATCAAAAACCCTCCTCCTTCCCATCACAGCCTGACCTTCCCAAACAATGggaagaaaccaagaaaataaatacagtaaGGTGACCTGATGGGACTATTAATCAATCTGAGGGTTGCTCAAGGCAGGAACAGGAAAAACTCATTTTCTGggagcagcacaagcagcaccagcagctcctcaccctCCCCTGAGGGGGATCAGTCCTTGCCCACCAGACCTTTCACATCTTCCCAGCTTTTTTGTTGCCAGACATGGAGATTCTGAGGATGTTTGGGGTTTCCTCCATGACTCTGACCAGCAGGTTGTCGATGTAATCCTCGAGCTCCCTCACCTGCAGGTCCTTCCTGGTAATGGTATCCTTCTGTTTGAGCACCAGCTGGATCAGCTCATCGTGTGTCAGCTGAGCATAGGCATAGGCAGGGTCTGAGGGATCGTATTtctgcagagggagggagggaaggcaggctcagagcaggcacagcacaTTCCAGACCAGACACAacacccagagcagcacagagacagCTGCTGCCAAACAAACCTGCaaaagcttccagcagctgcttaGAAAGCCAAATTCAGGTTAGACAGCAAGAAACACCCACCCAGGCCTTTGCTGGTTCTTATTATTGCTCtgaaaaaatctggttttaagCCTCAAGCAGCATGAGAGGTACTGGGCAGCTTGAGGGTTAAAaccagattttaaaattttcctttgaaaaatctgGTTTAAAGCCTCAAGCAGCATGAGAGGTACTGGGCTGCCTGAGGGCTAAAACCAGATTTTAAAcatttcctttgaaaaatctgGTTTTAAGCCTCAAGCAGCATGAGAGGTACCGGGCAGCTTGAGGGTTAAAACCAGattttaaaatcagattttaaaatCAGTCAGCTTCTGCTGACTCCTAGAacactgcccaggcagggagtgTGAGCACAACAGGCTCCTGAGGGGCATCACACACAACTGAGGTGCAATCAGAACACCCATTGCAAGTTTTGAACCTTTTGTTGCAAGTTTTGAACTCTTTCTCAGTCTGAATCtctcaaatcccatcctctcccctCTCACCAGAAGGAGGCACTGCTGTTATTTCAGTTCTAAATTCCTcatttcccaaaaaaaaccctgacagACCATAAGGGCAGCTGGGAttttccctgctgagccaggggTGCTCCCAACCTTTCATTTCAGCCTGCAGGGAAGCTGTGCCTGAAGCTGGAGGTCTCTTTTGAGGGCAGGATTAAGCTGAAAGCTCCTCTCAATCCCACTGCTGACCCAACTGCACAAGTTGCTCCAAGGAATTGGGTCTGCCTGAGAATTTCCCCCACAAAAAATGAGCCCCAACTCTATTTACAGGTCACTCTGCAAAAAAAATGAGCATTTAAGGACTGCTCTCACTCTTGGGGGCTGACCAAAAGGATGTTCATGTCCCAACTATCTGGAATACACAAACTCTTCAATAAATCAAAGCTTGGGCAGTGAAATTGCCACTTCCCTCCATACCTTCACACTCATttccagcagcttttcattcATGGTGCTGATGACATTCAGGTTCTTGCtctgaggtttgtttgccatggCATTCATTGGCTTCACAGGATggagtctgtaacaggaaaaaaaaaaagggtgctGTTGTTCAGGCAGGAGAGGTAACAGCAGCATGAGAAAGATCTTTAGAATGAGAACAAATACAGCAAGAAATTGGGGATGATTCCCTCCCTGCTCTATCTCCTGAAAGAAAAGAGATTCAGCTTCAGGAAGACAAAGCATTTCTAAGCCACAGGGGGTTTGtaagtattttaaatattttccagttctcTGCTATCTTTACTGACTTAAGGTGTTGGAgataaagcagcagcaggaagggaaatACATCCTGTGTGTGTCATGGAAGAAAAGCCAGGTCAGGCTGCACGAGGAGACAGAACACAGGGCAGCCACTGTGATCCCTCAGAAACTGGTATTTCAGGCTGCCTTTCCTAATCAGAACATATTTGTGATCTTACAACACACCAAATACTTCTGCTGGCCTGAGACAAGTGTCAGGCCTTGGCCAAGCTGAACTGACACCACAGCTGCGAGGAAGTGCTGGCATTATTTGGACTTACAGCACCAATTCTAACACAGgaacaaaattttattttttattccagCAAAAATTGGCCCTGAGGTGTCCTAGAccccaggcagagctctgcaggtgaAGTCTCAAGGGCTGACAGGTCAGTGGCAGCactccacagagcagctgaaccCTGAGGAGCCCACACAGGCAGAAAATGAAGCACCACCTCATTTATCAGGTGTCTGACaaacagctcagccccaggcccttCTGCCAGTGGCATGGAATGATTCCATTCCCCCTGCACTTTCCCTAAGCTCCCCTaagagctgtgaggagcagctgctcccctgaggagctgcacagaccctcctgcagccagcagcagccccacagcagccaagCCTTGACAAACTCAGCTCCCAGATGAAatcagggctgtcctggcctCATGCAGCAGCCTCAGGGACAGAGGGCAAAGCAAAGCTGAGAGCTCACTGCTGTGGTCCCCACATGTCTCACCTGTGCTGGGGATACACAATTTCACACCATTTTTAGGGAACATTTCAGAGGGTGAAACCCATGCCTGGAGAGGTTTTTTCTCCTCAGGGTGCTCCCCTTGGCAGCCAAGCCCTGACAAACCCAGCTCCCAGAGGAatcagggctgtcctggccgGGTGCAGCAGCCTCAGGGACAGAGGGCAAAGCAAAGCTCAGAGCTCACTGCTGTGACCCCCACATGTCTCACCTGTGCTGGGGAGACACGATTTCACACCATTAGGGAATGTTTCAGAGGGTGAAATCTGTGCCTGGAGAGGTTTTTTCTCCTCAGGGTGCTCCCCTTGCCAGCCAAGCCCTGACAAACCCAGCTCCCAGAGGAatcagggctgtcctggcctcatgcagcagctcagggacagatctGCACCCAGAGGGCAAAGCAAAGCTCAGAGCTCACTGCTGTGACCCCCACATGTCTCACCTGTGCTGGGGAGACACGGTTTCACCCCATGGGGGGTGGTTAGGGGACGTTTCAGAGGGTGAGACCCGTGCCTGGAGAAGTTTCTTCTTGCCCGAATTTCCCGCTTTATCTGCGAAGCCCTCGGCTCTCGGCTTTTTCGGAGACTCTGCTCTACAACTCGGGGTGTCAGAGAGGAGGGAGTGAGAGGAAGAGTGGGGCTGGCAAGGACTTGacagggaggaagagaaagcagaaggCTCAGAGAAGTCACACTCTGCACGCTCCTCAGCACCTGCACTCCTTTCCAGCTGTTGTTTCTCAGAATGAGTGTCACACTCCTTGGAATGAGATGTCACAGCTAAACCTGAGTCAGCTCCTTGGACAGAGaccctgggagcccccagtgcagcaggcagctcagccaAACTGCCTGGCAGCTCAGCCAAACTCCCTGGCAGCTCAGCCAAACTCCCTGGCAGCTCAGCCAAGCTCCCTGGCTCACAAGCACCAGGAgtggctcctgctcctcctcctcctcctggagcagcagcagagctatCAGAGAGCTCTCTCCGCTCTCCATGCAAAGCTGTCACacctctgggctgctctccatTCCCCAGAACACCTCTGTCACCTGCAGGAACCCCACAGCTGTCCTGGCagtcccccagcagctcctcatcaGAGCCTCCCTCAGGGATCACGGGCAGCACCGAGCCACGGTCCCCAGGAACAGGAAGGGCAGACCTGACATTTgtcagacagacagacaaaccATCACCACCCTCCTTTTCTACAGGCCTGCTCTGTCCTCTTTGGGGACTGACACCCCTGGGTGCCACTGCAGGGGTGACAGTCCCCAAGGAGcccccctgagcagggaatggcagccctggggtggAATTTGCAGCatcccctggagcaggagcatcagcctggggggtccctgggggtttcctcagcagcacagccactcGTGGGGCTGGCTTTGGGGGCACAaggagctccctgccagcccttcctgcacccccttccctgcaggctctgggtgTGGGCTGGACTGGAGGAAGGGGCTGATTGCcagcagctggaggtgcctGGGGCTCTGACATGGGCACACGTTCTGCACACTGCTTTCCACAGggctcctgcccctccctgaGCTCACtcctggggggctgtgcctgctcagcCTCTGCCACGAGGCTGTCACTGCACTTGGAGAGGGACACAAAAGCAGTGCTCACACCAGTGGCCTCCACAGCTGCTCCATCGCTGCTCCAGGTGGGATGTGTGCTGTCCCCAGACAGCTCTGTTGATGGGTCACCCCCACACCCTGCtggctctcctgctgctcctgagctcaTCTGTAACCTCCCACTgggatccaggggctgctctccaCCTGCATCACCTGCTGGAACACCCTGCCATCCCCCAAGGACAAAGGACACACATTTCCCAGGGCCTGGCTTGCTGCTTTCCAAAGAACCCCCAGGCTGAAGCTGGGCAGAATCCCAGCGTGGCTCTGGAGCCAGCCCAGGGGGGGCAGACAAGGTGCCCAGAGGgtgtggcacagctgtggcatcACTGCTTAAAGCCACATGTGCAGAGCCCCCTGCAGCACCACGAGCAGGGGGTCCTGCAGAGGAACAATCCTCCccagcaggaaggcaggaaggggaagaaccagcctgggcagctggcactgcctgtgccCCACGCCTGGACACAAAGGGATTGTTGTCATTgaaaggacagacagaggggacagaaggTGTGTGTGGGTCAGAGAGACCCTGGGAAGCCTCAGAGCCCTCAGGACCCtgcccccagccagcagcaaaaGGATTATTGCCCCTGGCAGAGACCTGCCCAGGAAGAGGCACTGTGGGAACAGAGGCTGCAGGATGATGGGATGAAGGGAAATGGGTGATGCTGTTGGGATCCAGGGCTCTGGATGCCCTGTCCCACTCAGCACTAAAAGGGTTCTTGTCAttccagagctctgcagcaaaAGCAGGAGAAGTGAGAGAGGCAGGAGTGATGTTTTCAGAGTCTGGCACTTGGACTGTCTGCCCCACTTCAGAAATAAAAGGATTATTGGCACTGCTGATAGGGTGCACAGACAGGAAAGCAGGGAGGGGGGCAGGTGCAAGAGTAGGAAGCGTGGCTTTGGGTTCCTCCTCTGGAGACAGGCCCAGTCTgcaaaaagggacaaaaaactCGCATGTCACTTGCAGATGCAACACGAGGCAGGAACAGACAAGCTTTAGCACCAGCCTCcatcagctctgccactggagATGAGCTACACCTTACAGAGACCTCAGAGAGAGGTGTCCCCTTGTCTGTGAGACTTCACAGCACCTTTACCAAGCTCTGGGCTTATGCCAGAACtctcctgtcacagacatcttttcattaaaaatgtttctttaagatttttcctcctgagaagctgagaagcctcaggaacaaaatgtaaacattgattatctgctgctgtggaatgcaacaggtgcatctgggattggtctcatgtggttgtttctaattaatggccaatcatagcccagctggctcagacagagagtccaaacCACAAGCTTtagttatcattctttctttttctattcttagccagccttctgatgaaatcctttcttctattcttttagtataattttaatataacatatatcataaaataataaatcagccttctgaaacatggagtcagagtctcatctcttccctcatcctcagacccctgagaacactgtcacactctcctgctgcagagctTGGTTTGCTGCTTTAAGCACCCTCTCTTTGCACCCCAAGCAGGTTCATTAGTATGTAAAACACTGCACAGGCAAGAAACTCAGACTTGAGAAGCACTGAAAATGAGGAGTTAGGGACACACACAAAACACAGCCTTATTAGTAGGGCACAcctacaaatatatatatattatatacctCATACAcaatttatatatttgtatgaGGGATAAAGGAGGAGAATTTCCGAAAAAGCCTCGTGTACAAATCCACACCAaatccctctgtgctgctgtgagcaATGCcaaaagcagaagggctccaaGGCCACCCTTTGGGAGAGCACAGCCAAGTAGGGAAGAGGAAAGCAGAGATGTTAGAACGGGCATTTCACAccctggggaggctgcagccacacagcTCGGACAGAGTTAGTTTGTGCAAGAGATCCAGCAAGAAAATTCACCCCTTCAGCACCTGCACAGGTGCCTCCTGAGCTAGAGAGCCACTATTTCAAGGAGCACCCCCACATCCATTTTTTATTCACACCGAGGAAGAACTTGG contains:
- the RAB11FIP1 gene encoding rab11 family-interacting protein 1 isoform X1, with the translated sequence MAAPGWAPTHVRVTVLRARGLRAKAAAGGSDAYAVMALGRDKFRTSVAERCRGEPLWREEATFELPTKAAALRLTVLHRALTGADKFLGRAEVELGPLKEDGGRRHTRWYKLRSKPGKKEKERGEIEVDIQFMRSNMTASMFDLSMKDKPRSPFGKLKDKLKGKRSSGLSDTASAIVPSTSHSPADSEDEAVEKEKKKSKFKALFSKPGLQKTSLSQSMSVLPTQQPLTPRVRLRPSDFQAQWDEEEESQTSPASERSFESVPEQKPAPSPLFKSRKPAFLDSRQLTQGTTNHTKKDGLSLFSGLKSKNDPVSKSSLCINGSHVYMEETTTKDKTPTSSPSPHNLRRKQLFASEENLSSRSTKPPEETGRTSPGQAFSGSTSLETFKSMTLPSYKLLSSEEHLDTSIPPSIEPVRETKKPDHKKSALLSLVTGKKETVKPSEAEIIPDRTLQSEENTIPEEKSEEEAKCPEAPADVGRGSPSGDAHHAGEAITTKQQPSPCEEEQKPEKAAPAKTKAVKPRLGLSPEEEPKATLPTLAPAPLPAFLSVHPISSANNPFISEVGQTVQVPDSENITPASLTSPAFAAELWNDKNPFSAEWDRASRALDPNSITHFPSSHHPAASVPTVPLPGQVSARGNNPFAAGWGQGPEGSEASQGLSDPHTPSVPSVCPFNDNNPFVSRRGAQAVPAAQAGSSPSCLPAGEDCSSAGPPARGAAGGSAHVALSSDATAVPHPLGTLSAPPGLAPEPRWDSAQLQPGGSLESSKPGPGKCVSFVLGGWQGVPAGDAGGEQPLDPSGRLQMSSGAAGEPAGCGGDPSTELSGDSTHPTWSSDGAAVEATGVSTAFVSLSKCSDSLVAEAEQAQPPRSELREGQEPCGKQCAERVPMSEPQAPPAAGNQPLPPVQPTPRACREGGAGRAGRELLVPPKPAPRVAVLLRKPPGTPQADAPAPGDAANSTPGLPFPAQGGSLGTVTPAVAPRGVSPQRGQSRPVEKEGGDGLSVCLTNVRSALPVPGDRGSVLPVIPEGGSDEELLGDCQDSCGVPAGDRGVLGNGEQPRGVTALHGERRELSDSSAAAPGGGGGAGATPGACEPGSLAELPGSLAELPGSLAELPGSLAELPAALGAPRVSVQGADSGLAVTSHSKECDTHSEKQQLERSAGAEERAECDFSEPSAFSSSLSSPCQPHSSSHSLLSDTPSCRAESPKKPRAEGFADKAGNSGKKKLLQARVSPSETSPNHPPWGETVSPQHRLHPVKPMNAMANKPQSKNLNVISTMNEKLLEMSVKKYDPSDPAYAYAQLTHDELIQLVLKQKDTITRKDLQVRELEDYIDNLLVRVMEETPNILRISMSGNKKAGKM